The Pelodiscus sinensis isolate JC-2024 chromosome 25, ASM4963464v1, whole genome shotgun sequence region CAGGGGGAGGGGCACGCAGAGGAGCGTGGGTGTCAGGGGCTTGAACCGCCCCTCTGGAAATGCCCCACCCCAGCTTGAGTCCCCGTCTCACCCAGCTTCTGTGaatccagcccagcctcccctctcGCAAACAGCTGCTTCCCAGCTCCGTCCCACCCCCGGCTGCAATCAGCGGGGGGGTTTAAACAAGGCAGGATCTGGCAGCCGGTGGACCTGGGGCCCCGGATCCTGCCTCTGCAGGAGAGAGGAGAACCAtgcggggaaggggagaagcCAGCTGGCAGGCACCAGAGACAAACCCACCAGACAGATGGGCCAGGAGGCGAAGCAACCCGACGAGAAATAGGGACGAGAGTCTCCACCAGAGGGCGAGCTGGGGTTTATTGCTCACAGGGAGAGCGTGAGCTAACCCGGGGAACGCGGGAGACCGGGCCTCCGCACAGGGGCAAGGGCAGACTGCGTACgggtggagagagggggagaacgCAGGAAGGGTCAGACAGGGGCCTGAGCACGAAGCTCACACAGCGAGCACGAAGAATCAACAATGCACAGCCGCAAGCAAGCCAGAGGAGCCCGGAAAAGGCGCCACATGCAGCTGCAGCGACAGACACACAAGGATCTCAGACGTGCTCAGGGACGCGGGTGCAGCGAGCGTGCACGAGGCCCCAGCTGTGCACGACTGCGTAGCTAAGTGGGGGAGGGACGTGGCCACGGTGGCTGTAGACAGGTACCAGTCAGCGCAGTCCACACAGGTGGGCAGATGGGAGCTGGACAGTGCTacgtcctgcccccccagggtgGATCTACCAGCTGCCCCATGTCCAGCTAGGGATGGGTCTGCAGCAGCCAAGCAGGCCCAGGCCGTGTCTCCCCCTCCACGCCCCATCTCACAGCCCACGCGGCAGGGCTCGGGAGCAGAGCTGGTCCCGGGGCCGCGCTTGGCCAAGGCAGCCGGGGTGCATGTGGAGGGGGGAGCTTACAATGTCTGGTAGGTGCTGTCCTTTGACTTGAGGAACTTGATGATGAAGTAGAAGACGGCCTGGACGCTGAGCACGAGGACGATGCCTCCCACGAAGCTGGCCGAGTCGAAGCCGGGCGGGCGGAACTCCGGGGCAGCCGTCAGCGTGGGGCTGGCTGTCGTccctgggtggggggaagcagccacAGCGTCACTGGGGCCTGACACTGCATGCCCAGCCCTGCCATGCCGCACTCTCCTGGCATTGCCACCTGCGCTCTAGCTCCTGGCCACCCGAGCGGGCTCCTGAGCCCAGATAAGAGGGACACGCTCTAAGGTGCTGTAGGCCTCTccccagggaaggggctggaggaaGAGACGGAAGATGCCCCAGGCTCTGGACTAGGCTCACCCAAAGCTCTCGAGGGGCATCCCAGCTGGAGAGAAGACTGCCCTCTCTGCCAACGCCCGGACTGGCCGCCAGAGATGAAGCTGAGGTTCTGGTTGGTTGGGGGGTGAGAGTCACTCAAGATCCTATAGTATGTCCCCCAATCTCTTTGGGCAGCAGcatttcttttctccccctccctccccaccccaacctgTGGTGCAGAGTACAAGTGGGTGGCtgccctccccagaggtggccgcattccGGCACAGCCAGCATGCTGGGTTCCTATTATCTGCTCTCCCCAGCCCAGATGGCTGTTCCTGCACTGAATGGGATGGCgatgcagcagcccctgctgcctggcgAGGAGGAACGAAACCCATCGGTGGGTGTGTTCAGGAGCAGAGAGAGAACCGGCTGCCGCACCCAGAGGGCGAGAGCTCCCCGCGCAACAGGCGACTGGGAAGAGAAGCCACCAGCAGCTCTGACAGAGCAACTGCCCATCAGCGCCTGGCCTGGATCAATAATTCACAAAGCTCCAGGATGAAGTTTCTCATTTTAATTAGCTGAGAGCTCTCCgattcctgctcctgcttcctggaAAAGGCTCCTCCTCACCGCGCCCGCCCGCCCCAGCAGCCAGACCCCATGGGGAGCCAGAGAACGGaaagagcatttgctcccatcacaccagatgtcctgatatttggggctttgtcttcTCTAGGTGCCCATTCCCGTGTGCGGCCCCCCCCCAATTTTCCTGCTTGCTACCTGGCCATGCTAATTCCACCCACCTCCCTTCATTTCCCCAGGCAGATTCCACAGGGCGCAGTCTTCCCTTCCCAGGCCATGCAACCTGTGGCACTCCACCCAGTTGGCtgtttcagtgtgtgtgtgggcgggggggaagagggggaaggaaaagcaATGCTTGGAGATCCTCTCATACCAGGTCTCTCCCTCTCTGGCTTTTCTGACCATTTGGACCACAAATGCACATGCAAAACGGATACTGTGCACGAGCAATTGCCTTGTTTGCACATACAGATCAGTTGACTGTGCATGACTCGCCCCACCCcctcacatttacaaaaaaaaaatcaggcctgtCGTTCAGACAATCCGTGCACTGCCCACGTTGCAAATGGCACGCAAGGCATTGCTCCCGGAACCGGGAGCTCTGAATGCAGAGAAGCCACCCCTGCTGGAGTACAGCCTCAGCTTTCACCAACTACCCCGAGGTCCCCAGACTGGGGCTATTTCCTGGGCAACACTGCTGCTCTTGTACAGCACCTGCCATGGACCTAGAAGCACCTCAGGCAGTAACTATCCACCCTCCACACGCTCCCTGGAATGGAAGAAAATTAATTTCATGATTCCCCTCCTCGGTGcagatagagaaactgaggcagagcgcGGTGGTGCTAGGGTCGTGCCAAAAGTCACGCAGCCAATtggtgctgcccagctgctgtCAGCAGAACCAGGAGTCCAGAGGGCCAGGCCTGTGCTTTAAATACTGCCCATGCTTCCCTCCTCTTTCTGCAGGAGCAATTCTAGAGCACAGAGACATTCGACACCCAGCCCCTCGGGACTcctgagaggggcaggagggaagaacCTGTTCTCACCAAAACAATTCCCGCCAGACCCTCTCCCCTCCGACCTGAGCCCGTGGCAAGACTCACACATTAGAACCTGCCCCTTCTCCAGCCTGCCACTGCCCGTCGCCCCAGACCCCTGGCCTGCCACTCCCACACGGCACCACTTGCCTGGCGTGAGGATCTCTGGCTTCTTGGTGGACGCTCGCCGAGGCTCCTTGGTGGGCGATTTCCGTGCTGAGGGCGCAAGGGTGGAAGAACGAGAGGAGGCATTTAGAGGCAAGAGATCCTCTCTGACTTGCACCATGGCTGGGACCGGATCTCCCCCATCAGCCAGCGCTGCTGCCCCATtccctacagcgccccctgctgggagcggcTTGGGCTGGTGTAACTTGGGACATCAACAGGCTGTCAGACATATCGAGTCTCCCAGTGGGCCGAGCCCATGAAactgcccctttctctcccaggAGAGAGCACCCTGCGTATTCCCTACCCCTGCGGTCAGCTGAAGGCAGCGAGGGACCCCAGCATACTGAGTCAGTGATCCCGGAAGCAGCTTGACTGGAGTAGCTAGCAGCTGCCTTCCTAGCCAGTGATCCGGCCGCGTTTTGCACAGCGCCTCCCGCAGGGGTGGCTGAGGCTGGTCTCACAGCTGTCGCTCCTTCCGTGGAGCGTGGCttcacttgcacaaaagcagatcaATCAAGCCACCCCCCAGCacttacatcagtgtttcttaaactttttaaaaccaaatttttttttttttttaaatgaggaacatcaaggaccttttgttaagaaaaaaaaagtcataggGTTGGGGAGAAAGTTActgagcaacaacaacaaaaaaaaaaaggttgggagaagttgttgggggggggggggaagtttcctgttcctttaagggtggccactttgaactctgttctccactcatggaacacagtttaagaaacactgacttacaTAGACGCTGCTGGCTCACACAGCGCCTCGCAGAGACGGACGcgtatcatccccattttacagatgggaaaatagATCAGCGGCAGGGCCAGACATGGAACCGCTGTCCCAATGCTGCGCTCCACAAtagcccatgctgctgctctgccagaGCCAGTGAGATACCTGGGCACTCAGCCGTGACATTGTAGATGGTGCATGTCTCCTTGGTGGGTTCTCCCTTCCcaatgcagcccccagctcctAAAGGAAACAGGAAAAACCTTTCACCAAACTCCCCTGAGCAAACAAGCCCCCCTGCTATTCCCCGAatggatggggctgggagtggggggatgcCTGGCTGGTGCGGGGGGCAAGGAGAGACCATGTGCTTAGAATAGCAACAGCAGCATTTAGAGCATGCGCTGGGGAAGCAGAGGCTAAGG contains the following coding sequences:
- the CD164L2 gene encoding CD164 sialomucin-like 2 protein; amino-acid sequence: MGAPRTWALRAALGCALLCALWLPLSWAGECKQLESCEKCLEGDASQNTTGCVWMRCGAAEEPGAGGCIGKGEPTKETCTIYNVTAECPARKSPTKEPRRASTKKPEILTPGTTASPTLTAAPEFRPPGFDSASFVGGIVLVLSVQAVFYFIIKFLKSKDSTYQTLI